One part of the Marichromatium purpuratum 984 genome encodes these proteins:
- the ubiK gene encoding ubiquinone biosynthesis accessory factor UbiK, producing the protein MLDPKQLDDLAQRFAANMPKGLQMLQEDINRNVKASLESGLSRLDLVTREEFDVQSAVLARTREKVMALEAQVAALEQALGARRSNAD; encoded by the coding sequence ATGCTAGATCCCAAGCAACTCGACGACCTGGCCCAGCGGTTCGCCGCGAACATGCCCAAAGGCCTGCAGATGTTGCAGGAAGACATCAATCGCAACGTCAAGGCCTCGCTCGAATCCGGGCTCTCCAGGCTCGATCTGGTGACCCGCGAGGAGTTCGACGTGCAGTCGGCGGTACTCGCGCGTACCCGTGAGAAGGTGATGGCGCTCGAGGCCCAGGTCGCGGCGCTCGAGCAGGCGCTCGGCGCGCGTCGGTCGAACGCCGACTGA
- a CDS encoding Glu/Leu/Phe/Val family dehydrogenase — protein MTDTQSSQSTPLADELDPERILTEQFHRARTHLSEVPPGLVDYLRLPRRTINVSVPVQMDDGHIRHFEGYRVLHSRMFGPGKGGIRYHPAVSPGEVKVLAALMSWKCALLHLPFGGAKGGVACDPKELSEGELRRITRRFISELGDNIGPYTDVPAPDVYTDAQTMAWIYDTYDQLHPGENNLPVVTGKPRELGGSAGRTEATSRGCVYTAERLIALGGVPGLDSLQGARVVIQGFGNVGRIAARLFQEMGAHIRAVSDSGGAILAENGDTLDLDRVEAHKADHGSVVGVPGSRTITNDDLLALECDILVPAALGGQIHSGNATRVAARLVVEGANRPITPEADDVLAARGIVVLPDILANAGGVTVSYYEWVQNIEHHSWSLEEVNNRLRTRMFDATDRVVARWRGFPQDCAEQGLCGDLRTAALVEALDRLAKATLQRGIWP, from the coding sequence ATGACCGACACCCAATCCTCGCAGTCCACCCCGCTCGCCGACGAACTCGACCCCGAGCGCATCCTCACCGAGCAGTTCCATCGTGCCCGCACCCATCTCAGCGAGGTGCCGCCGGGGCTTGTGGACTATCTGCGCCTGCCACGGCGCACCATCAACGTCAGCGTCCCGGTGCAGATGGACGACGGACACATTCGCCACTTCGAGGGCTATCGGGTGCTGCACAGCCGCATGTTCGGTCCCGGCAAGGGCGGCATCCGCTATCATCCGGCGGTCAGTCCCGGTGAGGTGAAGGTACTCGCGGCGCTGATGAGCTGGAAGTGCGCGCTGCTGCACCTGCCCTTCGGTGGCGCCAAGGGCGGGGTCGCCTGCGATCCCAAGGAACTCAGCGAGGGCGAACTCCGACGCATCACCCGACGCTTCATCTCCGAACTCGGTGACAACATCGGCCCCTATACCGATGTCCCGGCCCCGGACGTCTATACCGACGCCCAGACCATGGCCTGGATCTACGACACCTACGACCAGCTCCACCCCGGTGAGAACAACCTGCCGGTGGTCACCGGTAAGCCGCGTGAACTCGGCGGCTCGGCCGGTCGTACCGAGGCGACCAGTCGTGGCTGTGTCTACACCGCCGAGCGGTTGATCGCGCTCGGTGGCGTGCCCGGGCTCGACAGCCTGCAGGGCGCGCGAGTGGTGATCCAGGGCTTCGGCAACGTCGGTCGCATCGCGGCGCGGCTGTTCCAGGAGATGGGCGCGCACATCCGCGCGGTGAGTGACTCCGGGGGGGCGATCCTCGCCGAGAACGGCGATACGCTCGACCTCGATCGGGTCGAGGCCCACAAGGCCGATCACGGCTCCGTGGTCGGGGTGCCGGGCAGTCGCACCATCACCAACGACGACCTGCTCGCGCTCGAGTGTGACATCCTGGTGCCGGCGGCGCTCGGCGGCCAGATCCACAGCGGCAACGCCACGCGGGTGGCGGCGCGGCTGGTGGTCGAGGGCGCCAATCGTCCGATCACACCCGAGGCCGATGACGTGCTCGCTGCGCGTGGCATCGTGGTGCTGCCCGATATCCTCGCCAACGCCGGTGGCGTGACCGTGAGCTATTACGAGTGGGTGCAGAACATCGAGCACCACAGCTGGTCGCTCGAGGAGGTCAACAACCGGCTGCGCACCCGCATGTTCGACGCCACCGACCGGGTGGTTGCGCGCTGGCGCGGCTTCCCCCAGGATTGCGCCGAGCAGGGGCTGTGCGGCGATCTGCGCACCGCCGCCCTGGTCGAGGCGCTCGATCGACTCGCCAAGGCGACTCTGCAGCGCGGCATCTGGCCCTGA
- a CDS encoding YifB family Mg chelatase-like AAA ATPase has translation MALCTLHSRACVGISAPAVTVEVHLSSGLPALSLVGLPEAAVRESKERVRGALLNARFRFPDGRLTINLAPADLPKEGGRFDLPIALGILGASGQLGAAGLDDCECLGELALSGALRPVTGVIPAALAARAAGRTLILPRANAEEAALVGGLELLPAEHLGEVCEHLAGVRALRPHPQGGEIVTAPTGADLREVRGQAQAKRALEVAAAGGHSLLLIGPPGSGKSMLASRLPGLLPPLSEDEALESAAIRSVSASTPFDPVRWRERPFRAPHHTASAVALVGGGGNPRPGEISLAHHGVLFLDELPEFDRRVLEVLREPLESGHIDISRAARQARFPARFQLVAAMNPCPCGYLGDPGGRCHCSREQVARYRARISGPLIDRIDLQLEVPRVELGALLAPSAPQAEDSATVRARVCAARERQQHRAGCANAALDTAGLERDCALEAAGVRMMEQAMARLGLSARAYHRVLKVARTIADLEGAPRIAPAHLGEAIGYRRLDRAAERP, from the coding sequence TTGGCGCTCTGCACCCTGCACAGCCGCGCCTGCGTGGGCATCTCGGCCCCGGCGGTCACCGTCGAGGTCCATCTCTCCTCGGGACTGCCGGCGTTGTCGTTGGTGGGGTTGCCCGAGGCTGCGGTGCGCGAGAGCAAGGAGCGGGTACGCGGAGCGCTGCTCAATGCCCGCTTCCGCTTCCCCGACGGTCGCCTGACCATCAATCTCGCTCCCGCCGACCTGCCCAAGGAAGGCGGGCGCTTCGACCTGCCGATCGCGCTCGGTATCCTCGGTGCCTCGGGACAGCTCGGTGCCGCCGGGCTCGATGACTGCGAGTGTCTCGGCGAGCTGGCGCTCTCCGGCGCGCTGCGCCCGGTCACCGGGGTGATCCCCGCGGCGCTGGCCGCGCGCGCGGCTGGACGCACCCTGATCCTGCCGCGCGCCAATGCCGAGGAGGCGGCGCTGGTCGGCGGGCTCGAGCTGCTCCCGGCCGAGCATCTCGGCGAGGTCTGTGAGCATCTCGCCGGGGTGCGTGCGCTGAGGCCGCACCCGCAGGGGGGCGAGATCGTCACCGCGCCGACTGGCGCCGATCTCCGCGAGGTGCGCGGTCAGGCGCAGGCCAAGCGGGCGCTTGAGGTCGCCGCCGCCGGCGGCCACAGCCTGCTGCTGATCGGCCCGCCGGGCAGCGGCAAGTCGATGCTGGCGAGCCGGCTGCCGGGGTTGTTGCCGCCGTTGAGCGAGGACGAGGCGCTGGAGAGCGCGGCGATCCGCTCGGTGAGCGCCAGCACGCCGTTCGATCCGGTGCGCTGGCGCGAGCGACCGTTCCGCGCCCCGCATCACACCGCCTCGGCGGTGGCCCTGGTCGGCGGTGGGGGCAACCCGCGTCCGGGCGAGATCTCGCTGGCGCATCACGGGGTGCTGTTCCTCGACGAGCTGCCGGAGTTTGACCGGCGGGTGCTGGAGGTGCTGCGCGAGCCGCTGGAGTCGGGTCATATCGACATCTCGCGGGCGGCGCGTCAGGCACGCTTCCCGGCGCGTTTCCAGCTGGTGGCGGCGATGAACCCCTGCCCCTGCGGTTATCTCGGCGACCCCGGTGGACGCTGTCACTGCAGTCGCGAGCAGGTCGCGCGCTATCGCGCGCGGATCTCGGGGCCGCTGATCGATCGCATCGACCTGCAGCTCGAGGTGCCGCGGGTCGAACTCGGCGCGTTGCTCGCGCCCTCGGCCCCGCAGGCCGAGGACTCGGCGACGGTGCGCGCGCGGGTGTGCGCGGCGCGTGAGCGCCAGCAGCACCGCGCCGGGTGCGCCAACGCCGCGCTCGATACCGCTGGCCTCGAGCGCGACTGCGCGCTCGAGGCCGCGGGGGTACGGATGATGGAGCAGGCGATGGCCAGACTGGGGCTCTCGGCGCGCGCTTATCACCGGGTGCTCAAGGTCGCGCGCACCATCGCCGACCTGGAGGGCGCGCCGCGGATCGCCCCGGCCCATCTCGGCGAGGCGATCGGCTATCGCCGTCTCGACCGCGCCGCCGAGCGGCCCTGA
- the speA gene encoding biosynthetic arginine decarboxylase, with amino-acid sequence MDQAARRCNEIYAIDRWGEGYFTINGAGHLCARPDPEGAVEVDLAALAAQLDAEGLSLPVLVRFTDILRHRVAALASAFAAAGAACGYRGGYQPVYPIKVNQQAGVVREILRSGQAGLEAGSKPELMAVLALSPPGGLVVCNGYKDREYIRLALIGQRLGLRVHLVIEKPSELALILDEAERLGVEPLLGVRVRLAAAAAGNWQSSGGEKAKFGLSANQVLALVEALREAGRLDWLRLLHAHLGSQIPSVQDIRAGVAELTRFYVELRRLGAPVGCLDVGGGLGVDYEGTRTRNYCSVNYGFAGYARAVVETVAAECRRASQPEPDLLSESGRALTAHHAVLITNVIDRERAAGLGVEPRAEEGQALLDALAEQLREAGRGAPQEIYAESRELLEAVRAGFADDAVDLATRARAEELFFAVCRRLSARLDPAVRRHRELADTVNALLADKLFCNFSLFQSMPDVWALDQLFPIAPIQRLDELPGARALVHDLTCDSDGCIEHYVDEGGVETSLPIHADAAESAPYLLGFFMVGAYQEILGDIHNLFGDTDAVNVELDPEAPAGYRLCEAERGDSTDELLSYVHFEPRTLLAHYRRKLDAAGLDRDTRERLFVELKAGLYGYTYFEGGG; translated from the coding sequence GTGGATCAAGCGGCCCGACGCTGCAACGAGATCTATGCCATCGACCGTTGGGGCGAGGGCTATTTCACCATCAACGGGGCGGGGCACCTGTGTGCCCGTCCCGATCCTGAGGGCGCGGTCGAGGTCGATCTCGCCGCGCTCGCCGCGCAGCTCGACGCCGAGGGGTTGTCGCTGCCGGTGCTGGTGCGCTTCACCGATATCCTCCGCCATCGCGTCGCCGCGCTCGCCTCGGCCTTTGCTGCGGCCGGCGCCGCCTGCGGCTACCGGGGCGGTTACCAGCCGGTCTATCCGATCAAGGTCAATCAGCAGGCCGGGGTGGTGCGCGAGATCCTGCGCTCCGGCCAGGCAGGGCTTGAGGCCGGCAGCAAGCCCGAGCTGATGGCGGTGCTGGCGCTCTCGCCCCCCGGCGGGCTGGTGGTCTGCAACGGCTACAAGGATCGCGAGTACATCCGTCTGGCGTTGATCGGGCAGCGGCTCGGGCTGCGCGTGCACCTGGTGATCGAGAAGCCCTCGGAGCTGGCGCTGATCCTCGACGAGGCCGAGCGTCTCGGCGTCGAGCCGCTGCTCGGGGTGCGGGTGCGGCTGGCCGCGGCGGCCGCCGGCAACTGGCAGAGCAGCGGTGGCGAGAAGGCCAAGTTCGGGCTCTCGGCCAATCAGGTGCTGGCGTTGGTCGAGGCGCTGCGCGAGGCCGGTCGGCTCGACTGGCTGCGGCTGCTGCATGCCCATCTCGGCTCGCAGATCCCCAGTGTCCAGGACATCCGTGCCGGTGTCGCCGAGCTGACGCGCTTCTATGTCGAGCTGCGCCGATTGGGCGCGCCGGTCGGCTGTCTCGATGTCGGCGGCGGGCTGGGGGTCGACTACGAGGGCACCCGCACCCGCAACTACTGCTCGGTCAACTACGGCTTCGCCGGCTATGCCCGCGCGGTGGTCGAGACGGTGGCCGCCGAGTGTCGGCGCGCCTCCCAGCCCGAGCCCGACCTGCTGAGCGAGTCGGGGCGGGCGCTGACCGCCCACCATGCGGTGCTGATCACCAACGTCATCGATCGCGAGCGCGCCGCCGGGCTCGGCGTCGAGCCGCGCGCCGAGGAGGGCCAGGCGCTGCTCGACGCGCTCGCCGAACAGCTGCGCGAGGCCGGGCGCGGTGCCCCCCAGGAGATCTATGCCGAGTCGCGCGAGCTGCTCGAGGCGGTGCGCGCGGGCTTTGCCGACGATGCCGTCGATCTCGCCACCCGTGCCCGTGCCGAGGAGCTGTTCTTCGCCGTCTGTCGCCGTCTGTCGGCGCGGCTCGACCCGGCGGTGCGGCGTCATCGCGAGCTGGCCGACACCGTCAATGCGCTGCTCGCCGACAAGCTGTTCTGCAACTTCTCGCTGTTCCAGTCGATGCCCGACGTCTGGGCGCTCGATCAGCTCTTCCCGATCGCGCCGATCCAGCGTCTCGACGAGCTGCCCGGGGCGCGCGCGCTGGTCCACGACCTCACCTGCGACTCCGACGGCTGTATCGAGCACTATGTCGACGAGGGCGGGGTGGAGACCAGCCTGCCGATCCATGCCGACGCCGCCGAGAGCGCGCCCTATCTGCTCGGGTTCTTCATGGTCGGCGCCTATCAGGAGATCCTCGGCGACATCCACAACCTGTTCGGCGACACCGATGCGGTCAACGTCGAGCTCGACCCCGAGGCCCCCGCGGGCTACCGGCTGTGCGAGGCCGAGCGTGGCGATTCCACCGACGAGCTGTTGAGCTATGTGCACTTCGAGCCGCGCACCCTGCTCGCCCACTACCGGCGCAAGCTCGATGCCGCCGGACTCGATCGTGATACCCGCGAGCGGCTGTTCGTCGAGCTCAAGGCCGGGCTCTACGGCTACACCTATTTCGAGGGCGGGGGCTGA
- a CDS encoding ATP-binding cassette domain-containing protein, with translation MLQLQELSLRRGPNLLLEGADVTVYPGQRVGLVGANGCGKSSLFALLLGELGADAGAVSLPPDWVIAHVAQHTPDTERAAIEFVLDGDRELREIERELARAEADGDGLRHAEWLGRLEAIDGYGAESRAARLLHGLGFAPGDERRPVNSYSGGWRMRLALARTLMCRSDLLLLDEPTNHLDLDAVIWLEGWLRAYPGTLVLISHDRDFLDAVVGQVLALEQRRLTLYTGNYSAYERQRAERLAQQQAAHERQQREIAHMRGFVDRFRAKATKARQAQSRLKALERMELIAPAHVDSPFRFAFAVPEHLPRPLLRLDALRAGYADRVILDGVGLGFEPGDRIGLLGRNGAGKSTLIKVLAGELAPLAGRCERAQELRVGYFAQHQLEALRAEDSPLMHLRRLDPEATEQQLRDFLGGFGFSGDRALDPVAPFSGGEKARLALALIIYQRPNLLLLDEPTNHLDLEMRHALSEALQGFEGALVVVSHDRHLLRVTTDTLLLVDDGQVAPFAGDLDDYPAWLAGRVAAGASADEPAQARAGNERREQRRQAAEQRKAMAPLRQRERRLEAALEQLATRRETLDQTLADPALYEESAKSRLLELMEEHRRLEAELVATESEWLDVCEALEQFQETC, from the coding sequence ATGCTGCAACTTCAAGAGCTCAGCCTGCGCCGTGGCCCCAACCTGCTGCTGGAGGGCGCCGACGTCACCGTCTATCCCGGCCAGCGGGTGGGACTGGTCGGCGCCAACGGCTGTGGCAAGTCGAGCCTGTTCGCGCTGTTGCTCGGCGAACTTGGCGCCGATGCCGGCGCCGTCTCGCTGCCGCCCGACTGGGTGATCGCCCATGTCGCCCAGCACACCCCGGACACCGAGCGCGCGGCGATCGAATTCGTCCTCGACGGTGACCGCGAGTTGCGCGAGATCGAGCGCGAGCTGGCCCGCGCCGAGGCCGACGGCGACGGGCTGCGTCACGCCGAGTGGCTGGGTCGACTAGAGGCGATCGACGGCTATGGCGCCGAGAGCCGCGCGGCGCGGTTGCTCCACGGTCTGGGTTTTGCCCCCGGCGACGAGCGCCGCCCGGTCAACAGCTACTCGGGTGGCTGGCGCATGCGCCTGGCACTGGCGCGGACCCTGATGTGTCGCTCCGACCTGCTGCTGCTCGACGAGCCGACCAACCATCTCGACCTCGATGCGGTGATCTGGCTCGAGGGCTGGCTGCGGGCCTATCCCGGCACCCTGGTGCTGATCTCGCACGACCGCGACTTCCTCGATGCCGTGGTCGGTCAGGTGCTCGCCCTCGAACAGCGTCGCCTGACCCTCTATACCGGCAACTACTCGGCCTACGAGCGTCAGCGCGCCGAGCGTCTCGCCCAGCAGCAGGCCGCCCACGAGCGCCAGCAGCGCGAGATCGCGCACATGCGCGGCTTCGTCGACCGCTTCCGCGCCAAGGCCACCAAGGCGCGTCAGGCGCAGAGTCGGCTGAAAGCGCTCGAGCGCATGGAGCTGATCGCCCCCGCCCATGTCGACTCGCCCTTCCGCTTCGCCTTCGCCGTCCCGGAGCACCTGCCGCGCCCGCTGTTGCGGCTCGACGCGCTGCGCGCGGGTTATGCCGATCGGGTGATCCTCGACGGGGTCGGGCTGGGGTTCGAGCCGGGCGACCGCATCGGCCTGCTCGGGCGCAACGGCGCCGGCAAGTCGACCCTGATCAAGGTCCTCGCCGGTGAGCTGGCGCCGCTCGCCGGACGTTGTGAGCGCGCCCAGGAGCTGCGTGTCGGCTATTTCGCCCAGCACCAGCTCGAGGCGCTGCGCGCCGAGGACAGCCCGCTCATGCACCTGCGCCGACTCGATCCCGAGGCCACCGAGCAGCAGTTGCGCGATTTTCTCGGCGGCTTCGGTTTCTCGGGTGATCGCGCGCTCGATCCGGTGGCGCCCTTCTCCGGTGGCGAGAAGGCGCGTCTGGCACTGGCGCTGATCATCTACCAGCGCCCCAACCTGTTGCTGCTCGACGAGCCGACCAACCACCTCGACCTGGAGATGCGCCATGCTCTGAGCGAGGCGCTGCAGGGCTTCGAGGGGGCTCTGGTGGTGGTCTCGCACGACCGTCACCTGCTGCGGGTGACCACCGATACCCTACTGCTGGTCGACGACGGCCAGGTCGCGCCCTTTGCCGGGGATCTCGACGACTATCCCGCCTGGCTCGCCGGGCGAGTGGCCGCGGGCGCCAGCGCCGATGAGCCGGCCCAGGCGCGCGCCGGTAACGAGCGGCGCGAGCAGCGCCGTCAGGCCGCCGAGCAGCGCAAGGCGATGGCGCCGCTGCGCCAGCGCGAGCGGCGTCTCGAGGCTGCGCTCGAGCAGCTGGCGACGCGGCGCGAGACGCTCGATCAGACGCTCGCCGATCCCGCGCTCTACGAGGAGTCGGCCAAGTCGCGGCTACTCGAGCTGATGGAGGAACACCGCCGGCTCGAGGCCGAGCTGGTGGCGACCGAGAGTGAGTGGCTCGATGTCTGCGAGGCACTCGAGCAGTTCCAGGAGACCTGTTGA
- a CDS encoding TorF family putative porin yields MQQARIGAILTATALSAALMPWQGASAEGPHSVSANIGVVSNYIWRGQSQTDDQAAVQGGLDYAHESGFYAGTWASNVDFGDNTSYELDAYLGFAGNITDELGYDLGAVYYAYPDGRDSDFAELAASLSYRWLTAGIAYTVYGQADGAPGVNNDEALYIQGDLYYHASLDFTLPFDLGLTVYGGYTDFEYNDGGNDYGHWGASISREAGDFGTFSLNYDQVGRDTYDDDPKVWVGWNKEF; encoded by the coding sequence ATGCAGCAAGCACGCATCGGCGCCATCCTGACCGCCACCGCACTGAGCGCGGCGCTCATGCCCTGGCAGGGCGCGAGTGCCGAGGGCCCGCACTCGGTGAGCGCCAACATCGGCGTGGTCAGCAACTACATCTGGCGCGGCCAGAGCCAGACCGATGACCAGGCCGCCGTCCAGGGCGGACTCGACTACGCCCACGAGAGCGGCTTCTACGCCGGCACCTGGGCCTCCAACGTCGACTTCGGCGACAACACCAGCTACGAGCTCGACGCCTATCTCGGCTTTGCCGGCAACATCACCGACGAACTCGGCTACGACCTCGGTGCCGTCTACTACGCCTACCCCGACGGTCGCGACAGCGACTTCGCCGAACTCGCCGCCAGCCTCAGCTACCGCTGGCTCACCGCCGGCATTGCCTACACCGTCTACGGTCAGGCCGACGGCGCTCCGGGGGTGAACAACGACGAGGCGCTCTACATCCAGGGCGATCTCTACTACCACGCCAGCCTCGACTTCACCCTGCCCTTCGACCTCGGCCTGACCGTCTACGGCGGCTACACCGACTTCGAGTACAACGACGGCGGCAACGACTACGGCCACTGGGGCGCCTCGATCAGCCGCGAGGCCGGCGACTTCGGCACCTTCAGCCTGAACTACGACCAGGTCGGTCGCGACACCTACGACGACGACCCCAAGGTCTGGGTGGGCTGGAACAAGGAGTTCTGA
- a CDS encoding glycogen/starch/alpha-glucan phosphorylase — MSPYKTLLQNPLSEHLFDLPSLPMDAAGLARDFQRYYGYTLGRDSDSLAAYYPYAALAITLRDRLMERWKRTRQAYDGDKCRRVYYLSLEFLMGRALSNAMLNLGLEDALTKGLHDLGVQLEELAENEPDPGLGNGGLGRLAACFLDSCATLQLPVRGYGLRYEYGMFRQVIEHGAQVEEPDHWLRDGNPWELERPEFTQRVQFGGRTERYLDHRGREAVRWVDTCDVLAVPYDLPVPGYRNDTVNTLRLWKAAATDDFNLDEFNAGSYTEAVAQKNQAEHITMVLYPNDASENGKELRLRQQFFLASASIKDVLRDWTRLNGEDFSRFAEFNCFQLNDTHPAVSVAELMRQLVDEHQLSWDTAWGITRETMAYTNHTLLPEALERWPVRLFEQLLPRILEIIYEINARFLMEVERHWPGDNERLRRMSLIEEGHEPQVRMAYLAIVGSFSVNGVAALHSELLRQGLFHDFYELWPEKFNNKTNGVTPRRWLAMCNPGLAGLLDAELGGDWMCDLERLEGLAPLAEDAAFRARWREIKQENKRRLAEVVAQICHVDFPLEAMFDVQVKRIHEYKRQLLNVLHVVHLYNRIKQGDTRDWTPRCVLLGGKAAPGYVMAKQIIKFINNVAAVVNADPDTAGLLRVAFVPDYRVSLMEVIAPGTDLSEQISTAGKEASGTGNMKFMMNGAVTIGTLDGANIEIREQVGADNFFLFGLTAEEVVATRAHYDPNGIIAADPALREVMGLIESGYFNRFEPGIFDAITLSIRNPHDPWMTAADFRSYVDTQEQAAAAYRDPERWWRMSILNSAHSGRFSSDRTIGDYNRDIWRLQTITPRD, encoded by the coding sequence ATGTCTCCCTACAAGACGCTCTTGCAGAACCCGCTCAGCGAGCACCTCTTCGATCTGCCCTCACTGCCGATGGACGCCGCGGGGCTCGCCCGGGACTTCCAACGCTATTACGGCTATACCCTGGGGCGCGACAGTGACTCGCTGGCGGCCTACTACCCCTATGCGGCGCTCGCCATCACCCTGCGCGACCGGCTGATGGAGCGCTGGAAGCGTACCCGCCAGGCCTACGACGGCGACAAGTGCCGGCGGGTCTACTATCTCTCGCTGGAGTTCCTGATGGGGCGGGCGCTGTCCAACGCCATGCTCAACCTCGGGCTCGAGGACGCGCTGACCAAGGGCCTGCACGATCTCGGCGTCCAGCTCGAGGAGCTGGCCGAGAACGAGCCCGACCCCGGGCTCGGCAACGGTGGCCTGGGGCGGCTGGCGGCTTGCTTCCTCGACTCCTGTGCCACCCTGCAGTTGCCGGTGCGCGGCTACGGGCTGCGCTACGAGTACGGCATGTTCCGTCAGGTAATCGAGCACGGCGCCCAGGTCGAGGAGCCCGATCACTGGTTGCGCGACGGCAACCCCTGGGAGCTGGAGCGCCCCGAGTTCACCCAGCGGGTGCAGTTCGGCGGGCGCACCGAGCGCTATCTCGATCACCGTGGGCGCGAGGCGGTGCGCTGGGTCGATACCTGCGACGTGCTCGCCGTGCCCTACGACCTCCCGGTGCCCGGTTATCGCAACGATACGGTCAACACCCTGCGGCTGTGGAAGGCGGCGGCCACCGACGACTTCAATCTCGACGAGTTCAACGCCGGCAGCTACACCGAGGCGGTGGCGCAGAAGAACCAGGCCGAGCACATCACCATGGTGCTCTATCCCAACGATGCCAGCGAGAACGGCAAGGAGCTACGCCTGCGTCAGCAGTTCTTCCTCGCCAGCGCCAGCATCAAAGACGTGTTGCGCGACTGGACGCGGCTCAACGGCGAGGACTTCTCGCGTTTCGCCGAATTCAACTGCTTCCAGCTCAACGACACCCACCCGGCGGTCTCGGTCGCCGAGCTGATGCGCCAGCTAGTCGACGAGCATCAGCTCTCCTGGGACACCGCCTGGGGCATCACCCGCGAGACCATGGCCTACACCAACCACACCCTGCTGCCCGAGGCGCTGGAACGCTGGCCGGTGCGTCTGTTCGAGCAGCTGCTGCCGCGTATCCTCGAGATCATCTACGAGATCAATGCCCGCTTCCTGATGGAGGTCGAGCGGCACTGGCCGGGCGACAACGAGCGACTGCGGCGGATGTCGCTGATCGAGGAGGGGCACGAGCCGCAGGTGCGCATGGCCTATCTGGCGATCGTCGGCAGCTTCTCGGTCAACGGGGTGGCGGCGCTGCACTCCGAGCTGCTTAGACAGGGGCTGTTCCACGACTTCTACGAGCTCTGGCCGGAGAAGTTCAACAACAAGACCAACGGGGTCACGCCGCGCCGCTGGTTGGCGATGTGCAACCCGGGGCTGGCGGGGCTGCTCGACGCCGAACTCGGCGGTGACTGGATGTGTGATCTGGAGCGTCTCGAGGGGCTCGCCCCCCTGGCCGAGGATGCCGCCTTCCGCGCGCGCTGGCGCGAGATCAAGCAGGAGAACAAGCGCCGTCTGGCCGAGGTGGTGGCGCAGATCTGTCACGTCGACTTCCCGCTCGAGGCGATGTTCGACGTCCAGGTCAAGCGCATCCACGAGTACAAGCGCCAGTTGCTCAACGTGCTGCACGTCGTCCATCTCTACAACCGCATCAAGCAGGGCGATACCCGCGACTGGACCCCGCGCTGCGTGCTGCTCGGTGGCAAGGCCGCGCCCGGCTACGTGATGGCCAAGCAGATCATCAAGTTCATCAACAACGTCGCCGCTGTGGTCAATGCCGATCCCGATACCGCCGGTCTGTTGCGGGTGGCCTTCGTGCCCGACTACCGGGTTTCGCTGATGGAGGTGATTGCCCCTGGGACCGACCTCTCCGAGCAGATCTCGACGGCGGGCAAGGAGGCCTCGGGCACCGGCAACATGAAGTTCATGATGAACGGTGCGGTGACCATCGGCACCCTCGACGGCGCCAACATCGAGATCCGTGAGCAGGTCGGCGCCGACAACTTCTTCCTCTTCGGGCTCACCGCCGAGGAGGTCGTGGCGACTCGCGCCCACTACGACCCCAACGGCATCATCGCTGCCGATCCGGCGCTGCGCGAGGTGATGGGGTTGATCGAGTCGGGGTACTTCAACCGCTTCGAACCGGGGATCTTCGACGCCATCACCCTGTCGATCCGCAATCCGCACGACCCCTGGATGACCGCGGCTGACTTCCGCAGCTATGTCGACACCCAGGAGCAGGCCGCTGCGGCCTATCGCGATCCCGAGCGGTGGTGGCGGATGAGCATCCTCAACAGTGCGCACAGTGGCCGCTTCTCGTCAGATCGCACCATCGGCGACTACAACCGCGACATCTGGCGACTGCAGACGATCACGCCACGCGACTGA
- a CDS encoding DUF2939 domain-containing protein, which produces MMPLFPDPSRFRAHWSAARWRGLGTLLRPLLLALLTLLSLYCVWPYATLWRIDHALAEDDCAALDGLVDLPAIRAEIAHRLNKEHETVIGELSDGFIQWLESGIRRNGRGALDELVTRDWVCERLQAATPPGEALTDQLAGAWFVAPREFSARLVAAGAETVHIRLRLQGVGWRLVTLYY; this is translated from the coding sequence ATGATGCCGCTGTTTCCCGATCCTTCTCGTTTTCGCGCCCACTGGTCGGCCGCTCGCTGGCGTGGTCTGGGGACGCTCCTGAGGCCGCTGCTGTTGGCGCTGCTGACCTTGTTGTCGCTCTATTGCGTCTGGCCCTATGCAACCCTGTGGCGCATCGATCACGCCCTGGCCGAGGATGACTGCGCGGCACTCGACGGGTTGGTCGATCTGCCGGCGATCCGCGCCGAGATCGCCCATCGGCTCAACAAGGAGCACGAAACGGTGATCGGCGAACTCTCCGATGGCTTCATCCAGTGGTTGGAGTCGGGGATTCGGCGTAACGGTCGTGGCGCGCTCGACGAGCTGGTGACCCGCGACTGGGTGTGCGAGCGATTGCAGGCCGCGACACCGCCGGGCGAGGCCCTGACCGATCAGCTCGCCGGGGCCTGGTTCGTCGCGCCCCGTGAGTTCAGCGCGCGGCTCGTGGCCGCCGGTGCCGAGACGGTACACATCCGACTGCGCCTCCAGGGCGTGGGCTGGCGGCTGGTGACGCTGTATTACTGA